GAACGGCGTCATGGAACGCTGACCGACGGACGGTGACCAGCGGACGCCGAGCGACGAGAGCCGACCGGCCCGCTCCCGAGAGACCGACGGGCCTGCGCGCACCGCGCACCGGCCGCCGTCCGCCGTGGCCCGCCCCCGCCGCCGTTCACAGCTCCGCGTACACCACCGTCGCGTCGTCGTGCGTCTTGCTCCGGCGCAGGAACACCCGCCCGGTGTCTGCCCGTTCCAGCACCCGCACCCGCTCCACCAGCGCCTCCGCGCCCTCCGCGCGGACCACGTCGAGGCAGTCGGCCCAACCGCCCTCACGGAACGTCTCCACCCAGCGCGTCGCCCCGTCGGTCAGCGCCACCAGGGCCCGCACCTCAGACCTTGGCAGCGTGCCCGTGACCGCGCGGGCGGCCACCGAGGGATCGGCGGCCGCCGTGAAGAACCCGCCCTCCCTGTTGCGGAGTTCGGCGTCGACCATGGCGTCCGTGGCCAGCGCCGAGCGGGGCAGCCGGGCCAACCGGTCGTCGAGGAACGGCGTGACCTTCCCGTCGGGGGACTCGACGAGCAGCGCCGAGTCCGACAGCACCAGATACTCGACGGCGTCGCCCTGCCACCGCGCCAGCACCACCGTGGCCTGCGGGGTTCGTGGGTGAGAAAGGTCACAGGTGTCCGCGTGGAGCCCCGCCGTGCGCCCGATGGCGTGGGCCAGCGCCTCCGCCAGTGGCATATCCGGGCGGGAAACGGTCAGTTCGGTCAGCGCCCCGCCGAGCCGCGCCGTGAACCACGGGACCGAATGCAGACACCCCGTCGCCCCCCGCGGCGGGGTGACTCCGTCCAGGACGACGACCGTGCCGCCGCGGCCGGACGCGGGAAGCAGGACCCCGGCGAAGTCCTCGTTGGGGCGGGCGGGATCACCGGGCTCCGACACAAGTTCCGTACGCATCCAGCCAGTCTGCACGATGCCTTCACAAGCTCAGCCAAAGGCTGGCATCGCCGCGCGAATTGACGTGACCGCGCAGGTCAGACGCCTGTTTTGCGGGGTAATCCACCACCCGTCCACCGCGCGGCGGCACATAGTGCCATCGCCCGCCGCCGACG
The sequence above is a segment of the Streptomyces griseoviridis genome. Coding sequences within it:
- a CDS encoding protein phosphatase 2C domain-containing protein, which translates into the protein MRTELVSEPGDPARPNEDFAGVLLPASGRGGTVVVLDGVTPPRGATGCLHSVPWFTARLGGALTELTVSRPDMPLAEALAHAIGRTAGLHADTCDLSHPRTPQATVVLARWQGDAVEYLVLSDSALLVESPDGKVTPFLDDRLARLPRSALATDAMVDAELRNREGGFFTAAADPSVAARAVTGTLPRSEVRALVALTDGATRWVETFREGGWADCLDVVRAEGAEALVERVRVLERADTGRVFLRRSKTHDDATVVYAEL